Proteins encoded within one genomic window of Rhinolophus sinicus isolate RSC01 linkage group LG14, ASM3656204v1, whole genome shotgun sequence:
- the S100A11 gene encoding protein S100-A11 yields MAKMSSPTETERCIESLIAVFQKYAGKDGNKSNLSKTEFLSFMNTELASFTKNQKDAGVLDRMMKRLDVNSDGQLDFQEFLNLIGGLAVACHESLTSPRKFI; encoded by the exons ATG gCAAAAATGTCCAGCCCGACCGAGACCGAGCGGTGCATCGAGTCCCTGATTGCTGTGTTCCAGAAGTATGCTGGGAAGGACGGGAACAAGAGCAATCTCTCCAAGACTGAGTTCCTAAGCTTCATGAATACagaactggcttctttcacgaaG AACCAGAAGGACGCCGGTGTCCTTGACCGCATGATGAAGAGACTGGACGTCAACTCTGACGGGCAGCTGGATTTTCAAGAGTTCCTTAATCTGATCGGCGGCTTGGCGGTAGCTTGCCATGAGTCCCTTACCAGTCCCCGGAAGTTCATCTGA